GGCAAACACAATTTTTCCAGTCAGGCATTACCCTGTCAGGTTCATCGGGTCTGATCTCAGCCGGCTTTTAGCATATGCGGCACCCCGTAATCAAATGTAAAGTTACATTATTTTCCTAATCTGAGATTGGATTGAATGAATCGCGTTCATAAGCCTTTGATTCCCTACCCCACTTACAATCCCAAACTTCAATTGCTTCCCAAAAATGACATTTAAATACTGTTTAAACAAAGCATCTCGATCCTCAGGATTTTCACGTAATGGATCATAAAACCATGGAATATCAGGCATACAAATCAGGTAATAATCTGCAGGGTTTGACAGCCATAAGTCTTGTAAATCACGATTCCAAATTTTGAATTTATAGCGATACCAAATGTAATAAGTCAATAAATCGGTATCCCAAATTTGCATGGTTTCATTTGAAACAAATTTCATTAACTTATTGTTATGTATTTTAGACATTTGGAGAATATCATTCGACGAGTAATCAGGCCCAAATGAATGCAGATATTCGCGGCTATATTCCACAATCAATGTACATTTGTAGTACATACTCAATTGTACTGCCAATGTAGATTTGGCAGTTGATTCGGGTCCTGTAATGGCTATTTTAAAAGACATTTTTGCACGATCGTATTGTTACATAGAATTTATGCACGATATAGAACCTTTTTACCATTGGAAGGAAGTTTACGATAGTTCAGATGATGTACATTCTCCATTTTACGGAAAGACTTATGAAACTCTAAGATATACAAATAAAATATACAATTATTACATACATCCTTTATGGGATGAAATGGGCTCTGAAACGCTTTTTGTAAAAATTATTTATGCAGATTATGAAGAAGGCTTTTGCATTATAGAACTTATAGGTGAGTGGAATGATTGTATTCATAACGATATTATGTTTTTAAAAAGAAAACTTGCAGATTTATTAATCAAAAAAGGAGTCATCAAATTCATTTTGATGTGCGATCATGTATTTAATTTTCATGGTTCCGACGATTGCTATTATGAAGAATGGAGGGAAGATATTTCTGATGAAGGTGGGTATATTTGTTTAGTGAACTTACAATCACATGTATTATCGGAACTAAAACAGTATGGAATTCATTTTCACGTTCATTACGGAAAATCATTTCAAGATTTGAATTGGAGAAAAATGGAGCCTTTATCGTTAAAGGAATTTATAGAAAATAAAATTTAAATTGGAAACAACTTTCAAAGCGGGTTTTGTAAATTTAGTAGGTCTTCCCAATAGCGGAAAATCCACCATCTTCAATGCATTGTTGAAGACAAAACTTGCGATTGTCACACACAAACCACAAACCACAAGACAAAGAGTTCTGGGCATCCTTTCACAAGAAAACAAACAGCTCATTCTGTCAGATACACCCGGATGGATTGAAAAAACATCATATCCCCTTCATGTTGCAATGAATATTCAAATCCGCAATGCTATTGAGGATGCTGATGTACTTGTACTAGTTGTTGATGGCAGCTCTACTTCGGTCCTTCCTGAAGATTTTTTAAAAACAATCCAGTTTTCAAAAATTCCAGTTTATTTATGCGTCAATAAATCAGATCATGCACACCCAACAGCAGAACTCATCTATATCAAACAATTAAATGATTATTCAATCGAGGTTAAAGCCATACATAAAGTTTCCGCATTAAAAGGAACGGGTATTGAAACTTTACTCGAGCAAGTTTTTAATGAATTGCCGGATCACCCACCCTATTATACAGAAGATTTTATAAGTGACAGATCTATCAGATTTTTCATCTCAGAGATGATCCGCGAACAAATTTTGCTCTTGTACGATGCTGAAATACCATACCATGTGTTTGTTGTTGTAGATTCTTGCAAGGGAGTTGATGAAAAAGCAAATCTTGCACATATTTATGCGACCATTTATGTAGGAAGATCGTCCCATGTATCAATTATGATTGGGAAAAACGGTCAAAAATTAAAAGAGCTAGGAATTCAATCAAGAATTGAAATCGAAAATTTTCTTGACCAAAGAATCTATTTAAATTTAAGTATTAAGCTAAAAAAAGAATGGAGGGACAACTCCAATTTCATACAAAAATCAGGAATATTTCAATGAGTTTCACAGTAGCAATAGTAGGAAGACCCAATGTGGGTAAATCAACATTTTTCAATAGACTTATAGGTCGTAAAAAATCTATTGTCGACGATACAAGTGGGGTTACACGAGACCGTATATACGATGTCTCGGATTGGAATGGAAAGAATTTTACGGTGATCGACACCGGTGGTTTTGTACCTAATAGCTCGGATCTTTTTGAAGCAGGAATTCGCAGGCAAGTCGAATTGGCGATAGAAGAAGCTCAATGCATTTTATTTATGACGGATGCTTCAACTGGAATAACAGATCTGGATCAAAGCATGGCGCAAATCCTTAGGAAATCAACTAAAAAAGTTTTTCTCGTCGTCAATAAAGTTGATAATCCTGAAAGGGCATTTATGGCACATGAAATGTGGAGCCTTGGATTTGATCAGATGTATACAATTTCCGCAATATCCGGAAGCGGCACAGGCGACTTACTAGATGAAGTTAGTAAACTTGTTCCAGATGAAGAAAAACTTGAAACTGATTTACCTAAATTCGCCATCATCGGGCAACCCAACGTTGGCAAATCAAGTTTTTTAAATGCATTACTTGATGAAGAAAGAAATATTGTGACCGAAATAGCAGGCACTACCCGAGATCCCATTCATACAGTTTATAAAAAATATGGTAAAGAATTTATTCTTGTCGATACAGCCGGTATTCGAAAGAAATCAAAAGTTTCTGAAGATCTCGAGTTTTATTCTGTAATCAGAGCTATTCGTGTTATTGAAGAATGCGATGTTTGCTATCTTATGATGGATGCTAGTTTAGGTATAGAGTCTCAGGATATGGAATTGGTTTCTCTGGTTGTCAAACGAAACAAAGGACTGGTTGTTCTGGTAAACAAATGGGATTTGGTTGAAAAAAGACACCAACACTATGAAACAGTTTGAATTGCAAATAAAGTCTAAACTGGCACCTTTTTCAGACGTCCCGGTTGTGTTTATTTCTGTCAAAGACAAACAACGCATTTACCAGGCTATGGAAACAGGATTGGATGTATTTACAAATCTGCGCAGAGAAATAAAAACTTCTGAGCTCAATGATAAAATGCTGGAAGCCATTGGAAAAATTCCACCACCATCGTATCGAAATCATTTGATCAAGATAAAATATATTACTCAGATCAAAAAGCCATACCCTACTTTTGCTTTCTTTACCAATTACCCCGAGCAAATTAAAGGATCTTATAAACATTATCTGGAAAATCAAATGCGAGCTCTTTTTAATTTTACGGGTGCACCTATTCGATTATTATTTAAAGAAAAATGAAATTTTTATTTTCTCATACAGAATTTCAAGGCCTTGTCATTATCGAACCACAGGTATTTTCTGATGCGAGAGGTTACTTCAGCGAAACCTTTAATTCAAAGGAATTTTTAATTCATAAAAACGAATACTTTTTTGTTCAAGATAATGAATCCCATTCTTCTTATGGTGTTTTAAGAGGCCTGCATTTCCAATTTGGTAACAATGCCCAGGCAAAATTAGTCCGGGTGGTTTATGGGGAAGTAATTGATGTCGTAGTTGATTTAAGGCCTGATAGCAAAACTTTTCTTAGACACTATAATATCATTCTTTCAGCATCCAATAAAAAACAGTTATTGATTCCGAGAGGTTTTGCACATGGCTTCTGCGTCTTAAGTGAAACCGCTATTTTTTCCTATAAATGCGACAACTATTATTCACCCGCGAGCGAAGGTGGGATCCATCCCTTAGATCCTGAATTAAATATTCAATGGGGAATTCCTGAAACTGAATTAATTATTTCAGCAAAAGACCTCGCTTTACCCATGCTGTCAGAATATCTCAAAAATGCCCATTAAAATATTAGTCAACGGTTCGAATGGGCAACTGGGAAAAGAGTTGCAAGATATTCAAAACCAGTATCCGGATTTAGATATTAAATTTTACGCAAAAAATGAATGGGACATCAATTCAGAAATCCATTCTCAAAGAATTCTGGAAATAGAAAAAGCAGATTATCTCATCCATACAGCAGCCTATACAAAAGTTGATCTTGCTGAAGTAAATTCAGAAATTTGTTTTCAATTGAATGCCTATGCACCTCAATTTATTGCAGGAATTTGTAAAAAATACAAAACCCGCATGCTTTACATTTCAAGTGATTACGTTTTTTCAAATAATGAACCTGCACTTATAACTGAAGATACTCCTAAAGCAACCAAGGGCGTCTATGCTAAATCAAAAAGCCTGGGAGAGGATTTGATACTTGATATTTTGCCAGAATGTCTTATCATAAGAACATCTTGGTTGTACAGCAGTTATGGACATAATTTTGTTAAAACAATGTTGCATTTAGGACAAAAAAGTAGCAAAATTAAAGTAGTAAATGACCAAACGGGAAGTCCAACATACGCGCGGCATTTGGCTCATGCACTCTTAAAAATGATAACACAAACTGCAGGAAAAACGTTAGATCTTAAGAATAGGGTTTTTCATTATTCAAACCAAGGTACCTGTACCTGGTATGAGTTTGCAATTGAAATTTTTAAATATAGTCAAATAAATGTGGAGCTTGAAAAGATTAGCACGAATGATTTTGGAGCTGCTGCACCAAGGCCAAGCTATAGTGGACTCGATTGTTCGCGTATTCAGCAACAATTTGAATTTAATATACCCACCTGGAAAGTAGCTTTACATGAATGCTTGGATAGGATTTTGCCCAATAATAAAGACCGTGCACATGAAAATGTATAAGTTTATTGCATTAGTTGTCATTAGCTGCTGTACGCTAAATCTTGAAGCCACTCATAATCGGGCAGGTGAAATAAGTTTTATTCAATTATCAGATTTTAGCATCCAAGCGACGATCACTACTTATACAAAAGCCAGCAGCACCGCAGCTGATCGGGATAGTTTGATTATAAATTGGGGCGATGGGAGCTCTAGTACCGTGTTAAGATCCAATGGATCAGGCGAATTACTTTCGAACAATACCAAGAGAAATTACTACATTGCAACGCACAACTATCCGGGAAGGAGTACGTACAAAATAAGCGTAATGGATCCTAACCGCGTAGACAATATTTTAAATATTGATCCACCAAATAGTGTCAATATACCCTTTTATATACAAACAACTGTTAGTCTCCTGAATTTGCAGTTTCAATCACCCAACAGATCTGTACAGCTCCTACAAGCTCCCATAGATTTTGCATGTGTAGGCGTTGTATTTCAGCATAATCCGGCTGCATATGATGCGGATGGAGATAGTTTAAGTTTTGAATTTTCAGTTCCATTAATGGATAACAATTTGCCAGTACCTAATTATATTTTTCCAAACCAAATAAATCCGGGCATTAATAATGCAATAATGTTGGATTCGCAAAAAGGTACATTTACTTGGGCTAGCCCGCAAAAAGCTGGTGAATATAATATTGCATTCATTATTCACGAATACAGAAAAGGAGTTCGCATCGCAAGCACCATTCGGGATATGCAAATATTTGTGCGTCAGGATTGTAGTAAAAATACACCTCCTGTCATTACATCTGCATTTGATACCTGCATTGTTGCCGGCACTATTCTGGAGTTACCAATCACGGTAACTGATCCTGATACCCTTTCACTGGGATCAAAAATTAAAATCGAAGTGAGTGGTGCCCCATTTTTTACAAGCCCGACTATGGTATTAATGGCTCTAACATCGTATACAACTTCCCCAATTAATGCCAAATTGACCTGGGTAACAGATTGTTCTCTGGTAAGAAAGGAATTTTATACACTTGTTATTAAAGCGACAGATAATATACTTGATAGCACTGGAATTTCAAGCCTACATACGCTTCGTATTAAAGTCGTCGGACCTGCACCTGAAAACCTTCAAAGTGAAGCAGATTCAAAATCAATCAAGATCAAATGGAACCATCCTTATGCGTGTACTCATTTTCCTGATTATTTTAAAGGATTTTCTGTCTGGCGAAAAGAGGGATCATCAAATATTCCTTTAGACACCTGCAATCCTGGCCTACAGGCATCTAGTTACAAGCAAATAGCATATTTGGTAAATAATTTTGATGGTATGAATTACCATTACCAGGATAGTACGATTGTTGAAGGAAAATTTTACTGCTATCGGGTTCAGGCTGAATTTGCGACCACCAGCCAGTCAGGATTTCCAATTAATTTCGTAAGTAGTTTACACTCTAATGAAACTTGCAATAGTTTGCCATTAAATATACCAGTTTTACTCAACGTTGACGTAACACAAACTGACAGTCTATTAGGCGAAATTTCTGTTCGTTGGACCAAACCTAGTCCAATTGAATTTGATACCATTAAATTCAAAGCCCCTTACAAGACTAGCATCTATTTCAAAACAAAAAATAATCAGTGGGAAAAAATATTGAATTCTGAACACAGTTATAACTCCTATTCTTCTATCATCGATACTATATTTCACCATACACGATTAAATACAGCTCATCTTCAATATTCTTATTATGTTGAATTATTGTCAACTCCACTAAATGAACATTTTTCGGATAGTGCGGATATGATATTTCTAAGCACCCAAGGAAGCGATCGCAGTTTAACATTAAACTGGAATGCAGTTACCCCTTGGACAAATTACAAATATGATATTTTTCTTTTTAATAATAACACACTAGTCTTTGATTCAATAGCTTCAACAAACTTAAACACATTTACAATTCAGAAATTGACCAATGAATTAGAATATTGCGTTTACATTAAAGGATATGGCGCATATGGGGTTTCAAGATTTGAAAAACCACTCATAAATCATTCGAATATCTCCTGTGCAACTGCGATAGATAATATTCCGCCATGTTGTCCAAAATTGATGGTTTCAGATCCTTGTGATGATGAATTGCAAACTCCTGGGCTTGAATTAAAAAATAAATTGAGTTGGACATTTCCTGATATATGTAAGGCCGATGATGCGATAGGTTATAAAATTTATGCTTACTACAATAAACAACAAAAACTAATTCAAACCATTGAAAATGTTCAAACCCAAACTTATGAACATTTTCTATTAGACAGCATTCCGGAATGTTATCTCGTAACTACTTATGACCTTGCTGGAAATGAATGTATAAATGTTGATTCAGTCTGCATAGAATATTGCCCTATTTATAATTTGCCAAATACGTTTACACCCAATAGTGATGGGCATAATGATTTATTCAAACCTTTTCCTTACAGATTTATAGATAAAGTCGAATTTAAAGTATTTAATCGTTGGGGTAACCTTGTATTTCAAACAGAAAATCCGGATATATTATGGGACGGTAAATCATCATCCGGCTCAAGGCTTTCAGATGGCACCTATTATTATACTTGTCTGGTGTATTATTCCGGGCTTTTAGTTCATTCAAATCCTACGAATCAATTGAATGGCTTTATTGAATTAAGAAGTGGTCAAAAATAATTAGATTTATGTTTACAGGAATTGTAGAAACCATTGGAACCCTCAAATCATTAAATAAAAATGGGCAAAATATTGATTTTGTAATCAGTTCTAAGATATCTAATCAGCTCAAAATTGATCAAAGTGTGGCACATAATGGTGTGTGTATGACTGTCATCAAAAAAACAAGAAACACTCATGTTGTTACGGCTGTCCACGAGACTTTAATGAAAACAAATTTGAATTTGTTGAATTCAGGTGATGCCATAAATTTAGAGCGCGCCTTAAAATTTGAACAAATAATTGACGGACATCTGGTTAGTGGTCACATTGACACAACTGCGCAGCTTCTAAAAATAGAAGACCAGAAAGGCAGTTATATCTTGAAATTCAAACTCGAAAGTGAGGATCGAATTTACTTAATCCCAAAAGGATCTGTTTGTATAAATGGGGTAAGCCTTACAGTAATAAATTTAAAAAAGAAATCATTTTGCGTCTCGATCATTCCATATACCTGGAGGCATACACAATTGCAGTTTCTTAAAAAAGGAGACTTCGTAAACATTGAATTTGATATGCTAGGGAAATATATTTTAAGAGCTCACAATCTCCTCAAATAAAAAAGGGCTTTTTTAAAAGCCCTTTTAAATATTATTTATTCGCTTATTTCAGCGGCCTTCTCACCTACCCGGACAAACACATCTTTGAATTTCTTCAAGCCAGTACCTGCTGGTATTTTCTTACCAATGATTACATTTTCTTTGAGTCCAGACAAGTCATCGCTTTTAGCAGCCATTGCTGCAGAACTTAAGACTTTGGTAGTTTCCTGGAACGAAGCCGCAGAAATCCAACTACTTGTACCCAATGAAGCTCTGGTAATACCTAATAACAAAGGACTTGCCGTTGCAGGCGTTGCATCGCGAACCTCCACCAATTTTTTATCATTTCTCTTTAAGAAAGAATTTTCTTCGCGTAATTGCCGGATATTAATCAACTGCCCTGGTTTAAGTTTACCGGAATCGCCCGCTTCAGTAACAACTTTTTTATCAAAAATATCGTCATTTGCTTCAATAAAATCCCAGCGATCAACAGGTTCGCCTTCCAGCAAAGTAGTATCACCCGGATCTTCAATTTGTACCCAACGCATCATTTGACGAACGATCACTTCTATATGTTTATCATTAATATTGATACCCTGTGATCGATAAACTTCCTGGACACCATTTACAAGATGATATTGCACTGCAAACAATCCTTTGATCATCATAATATCGCGTGGTGCAATATTACCATCAGACAAAGGCGTACCGGCTCTCACAAAATCACCCTCCTGAACAAGAATATGCTTTGATAATCCAATTAAATATTTTCGACGTTGAGCGGTTCGTTCATCTTCTACAAATATTTCACGATTTCCTCTCTTAATCTTTCCATAATAAACAATTCCATCAATTTCTGAAACTACGGCCGGATTTGATGGATTTCTTGCCTCAAACAATTCTGTTACACGTGGCAGACCACCGGTAATATCCGAAACCTTACTTACATTTCTTGGCATTTTACCAATGATTTGTCCAGAATTGATTTCCGAATTGTCATCAACTGCAATATATGCACCTACCGGTAGAGAATAGTTTTTCAATTCTTCACCAGCTGCATTAACAATGGATATAGTTGGAATCTTTTTCTTATTCTTAGATTCGATAATTACCTTTTCCGAGTAACCCGTCTGGTCATCTCGTTCCATGCGGAAAGTAATACCTTCTTCAATAGAATCATATTTAATGATCCCGGGGAATTCAGATACTATTAATGCATTAAACGGATCCCAGTTACATATCAAATCACCTTTTGAAACAGTCTGTCCTTCTTTTACATAAAGTGTAGAACCATAAGGAATATGCATACTCGTCAACATCTTTTTCGATTCATTATCGAGAATTCTCAATTCTCCCGAGCGCGATAATACAATCGTAGTTTTGTTGCCTTCCTGCATAAACAAAGAGACTTTCAAACCATCATATTCTACGATACCATCAAACTTTGTAGTAATCTCAGATTCTGCTTTTGATACTGCTGCAACACCACCCACGTGAAAGGTACGAAGTGTAAGCTGCGTTCCCGGTTCACCGATGCTCTGTGCTGCAATAATACCTACAGCATCACCTTCCTCTGCATTTCTGCCTGTTGCCAGATTTTTACCATAACATTTATTACAAACGCCTGTTCTTGACTCACAAGTCAATACAGAACGAATAGTAACAGATTCAATACCTATTTCTTCAATGAAGTTAGCTGCCTTGTCATTGATATAATCTCCTGCAGATAAAAGAATTTCATCTGTATTTGGATGAATAATATCATGTAGGGTAAATCGGCCAACTATTCTAGATGATAAGTTTTCAATCACTTTATCATTATCGATCAAAGCTGTAGTTTCAATCCCTCTCAAAGTATTACAATCCAGTTCTGAAACAACAACATCTTGAGCCACATCGACAAGACGACGCGTCAAATAACCAGCATCTGCTGTCTTTAAAGCCGTATCAGCCAAACCTTTTCGAGCACCGTGTGTAGAAATAAAATATTCCAAAACGCTTAGCCCATCCTGAAAATTCGATAAGATCGGGTTTTCAATAATTGCACTTCCTGTATCACCTGATTTTCTTGGCTTTGCCATCAAACCTCTCAAACCGCACAACTGCTTAATCTGTTGTTTTGAACCCCTTGCGCCGGAATGCAACATCATATAAACCGAATTAAAGCCACCCTTATGCGTAGCCAATTCTTTCATAAGATTATCGGTAATCCTGTTATCTGCATAAGTCCAGCGATCGATGATCTGATTATAACGCTCGTTATTGGTAATTAGACCCATATTATAGCTATCCCAGATTTCATCTACCTCACGTTGAGCATCATCAAGCGTTTTTTGCTTGATAGAAGGTGTAATTAAATCACCTAAGTTAAAAGAAAGGCCTGCCTTAAATGCCCAATAAAAACCAAGATCTTTTATATGATCCAAAAACTTAGCGGTAACCTGAAAATTGGTACGCTGTATAATCATACCAATAATGATCTTGAGATTTTTCTTTGTCAATAATTCATTTACATACGGAACAGACTCAGGAACAGCCTCATTAAAAAGTACTCTACCTACGGTAGTTTTGATGACCTTCCAGCCCATTTCTCCCTCTTCTGTTTCAACTCTAGCTCTGACACTAACTGGTTCATGCAAATCAATGATTTTTTCACTAAAAGCGATCATTACCTCTTCTTTATCATAGTAAACTCGCTCTTTCTTAACTACATCAGTGATGCGTTCTTTGGTCAGATAGTACAATCCCAAAACCATATCCTGAGATGGAAGCGTGACTGGTGATCCGTCTTGTGGGTTAAGCATGTTATGACTTGCAAGCATCAATAACTGCGCTTCAAGAATAGATGCATTGGCAAGAGGCACGTGAACCGCCATTTGGTCACCATCAAAGTCAGCGTTAAACGCTCCGCACACCAATGGATGCAATTGTATTG
The genomic region above belongs to Saprospiraceae bacterium and contains:
- a CDS encoding ATP-binding protein, with product MSFKIAITGPESTAKSTLAVQLSMYYKCTLIVEYSREYLHSFGPDYSSNDILQMSKIHNNKLMKFVSNETMQIWDTDLLTYYIWYRYKFKIWNRDLQDLWLSNPADYYLICMPDIPWFYDPLRENPEDRDALFKQYLNVIFGKQLKFGIVSGVGNQRLMNAIHSIQSQIRKIM
- the era gene encoding GTPase Era, coding for METTFKAGFVNLVGLPNSGKSTIFNALLKTKLAIVTHKPQTTRQRVLGILSQENKQLILSDTPGWIEKTSYPLHVAMNIQIRNAIEDADVLVLVVDGSSTSVLPEDFLKTIQFSKIPVYLCVNKSDHAHPTAELIYIKQLNDYSIEVKAIHKVSALKGTGIETLLEQVFNELPDHPPYYTEDFISDRSIRFFISEMIREQILLLYDAEIPYHVFVVVDSCKGVDEKANLAHIYATIYVGRSSHVSIMIGKNGQKLKELGIQSRIEIENFLDQRIYLNLSIKLKKEWRDNSNFIQKSGIFQ
- the rfbC gene encoding dTDP-4-dehydrorhamnose 3,5-epimerase; the encoded protein is MKFLFSHTEFQGLVIIEPQVFSDARGYFSETFNSKEFLIHKNEYFFVQDNESHSSYGVLRGLHFQFGNNAQAKLVRVVYGEVIDVVVDLRPDSKTFLRHYNIILSASNKKQLLIPRGFAHGFCVLSETAIFSYKCDNYYSPASEGGIHPLDPELNIQWGIPETELIISAKDLALPMLSEYLKNAH
- the rfbD gene encoding dTDP-4-dehydrorhamnose reductase — encoded protein: MPIKILVNGSNGQLGKELQDIQNQYPDLDIKFYAKNEWDINSEIHSQRILEIEKADYLIHTAAYTKVDLAEVNSEICFQLNAYAPQFIAGICKKYKTRMLYISSDYVFSNNEPALITEDTPKATKGVYAKSKSLGEDLILDILPECLIIRTSWLYSSYGHNFVKTMLHLGQKSSKIKVVNDQTGSPTYARHLAHALLKMITQTAGKTLDLKNRVFHYSNQGTCTWYEFAIEIFKYSQINVELEKISTNDFGAAAPRPSYSGLDCSRIQQQFEFNIPTWKVALHECLDRILPNNKDRAHENV
- a CDS encoding gliding motility-associated C-terminal domain-containing protein, producing the protein MKMYKFIALVVISCCTLNLEATHNRAGEISFIQLSDFSIQATITTYTKASSTAADRDSLIINWGDGSSSTVLRSNGSGELLSNNTKRNYYIATHNYPGRSTYKISVMDPNRVDNILNIDPPNSVNIPFYIQTTVSLLNLQFQSPNRSVQLLQAPIDFACVGVVFQHNPAAYDADGDSLSFEFSVPLMDNNLPVPNYIFPNQINPGINNAIMLDSQKGTFTWASPQKAGEYNIAFIIHEYRKGVRIASTIRDMQIFVRQDCSKNTPPVITSAFDTCIVAGTILELPITVTDPDTLSLGSKIKIEVSGAPFFTSPTMVLMALTSYTTSPINAKLTWVTDCSLVRKEFYTLVIKATDNILDSTGISSLHTLRIKVVGPAPENLQSEADSKSIKIKWNHPYACTHFPDYFKGFSVWRKEGSSNIPLDTCNPGLQASSYKQIAYLVNNFDGMNYHYQDSTIVEGKFYCYRVQAEFATTSQSGFPINFVSSLHSNETCNSLPLNIPVLLNVDVTQTDSLLGEISVRWTKPSPIEFDTIKFKAPYKTSIYFKTKNNQWEKILNSEHSYNSYSSIIDTIFHHTRLNTAHLQYSYYVELLSTPLNEHFSDSADMIFLSTQGSDRSLTLNWNAVTPWTNYKYDIFLFNNNTLVFDSIASTNLNTFTIQKLTNELEYCVYIKGYGAYGVSRFEKPLINHSNISCATAIDNIPPCCPKLMVSDPCDDELQTPGLELKNKLSWTFPDICKADDAIGYKIYAYYNKQQKLIQTIENVQTQTYEHFLLDSIPECYLVTTYDLAGNECINVDSVCIEYCPIYNLPNTFTPNSDGHNDLFKPFPYRFIDKVEFKVFNRWGNLVFQTENPDILWDGKSSSGSRLSDGTYYYTCLVYYSGLLVHSNPTNQLNGFIELRSGQK
- a CDS encoding riboflavin synthase, with product MFTGIVETIGTLKSLNKNGQNIDFVISSKISNQLKIDQSVAHNGVCMTVIKKTRNTHVVTAVHETLMKTNLNLLNSGDAINLERALKFEQIIDGHLVSGHIDTTAQLLKIEDQKGSYILKFKLESEDRIYLIPKGSVCINGVSLTVINLKKKSFCVSIIPYTWRHTQLQFLKKGDFVNIEFDMLGKYILRAHNLLK
- the rpoC gene encoding DNA-directed RNA polymerase subunit beta'; this encodes MNFKNRTIKQDQEFDKITISLSSPDDILERSFGEVLKPETINYRSYKPERDGLFCERIFGPVKDYECYCGKYKRIRYRGIVCDRCGVEVTEKKVRRERMGHIKLVVPVVHIWFFKSLPNKIGYLLGLSSKKLESIIYYERFVVIQPGIAASNGSSYLDLITEEEYLDILEALPKENQLLDDKDPNKFVAKMGAEAVFDLLTRLTLDDLSFELRHQASNESSQQRKSEALKRLRVAEAFREGLNSKNNKPEWMIIQYLPVIPPELRPLVPLDGGRFASSDLNDLYRRVIIRNNRLKRLLEIKAPEVILRNEKRMLQEAVDSLFDNSRKSNAVKAEGGRALKSLSDILKGKQGRFRQNLLGKRVDYSGRSVIVVGPSLKLHECGLPKNMAAELFKPFIIRKLIERGVVKTVKSAKKLVDRKDPVIWDILENILRGHPVLLNRAPTLHRLSIQAFQPVLIEGKAIQLHPLVCGAFNADFDGDQMAVHVPLANASILEAQLLMLASHNMLNPQDGSPVTLPSQDMVLGLYYLTKERITDVVKKERVYYDKEEVMIAFSEKIIDLHEPVSVRARVETEEGEMGWKVIKTTVGRVLFNEAVPESVPYVNELLTKKNLKIIIGMIIQRTNFQVTAKFLDHIKDLGFYWAFKAGLSFNLGDLITPSIKQKTLDDAQREVDEIWDSYNMGLITNNERYNQIIDRWTYADNRITDNLMKELATHKGGFNSVYMMLHSGARGSKQQIKQLCGLRGLMAKPRKSGDTGSAIIENPILSNFQDGLSVLEYFISTHGARKGLADTALKTADAGYLTRRLVDVAQDVVVSELDCNTLRGIETTALIDNDKVIENLSSRIVGRFTLHDIIHPNTDEILLSAGDYINDKAANFIEEIGIESVTIRSVLTCESRTGVCNKCYGKNLATGRNAEEGDAVGIIAAQSIGEPGTQLTLRTFHVGGVAAVSKAESEITTKFDGIVEYDGLKVSLFMQEGNKTTIVLSRSGELRILDNESKKMLTSMHIPYGSTLYVKEGQTVSKGDLICNWDPFNALIVSEFPGIIKYDSIEEGITFRMERDDQTGYSEKVIIESKNKKKIPTISIVNAAGEELKNYSLPVGAYIAVDDNSEINSGQIIGKMPRNVSKVSDITGGLPRVTELFEARNPSNPAVVSEIDGIVYYGKIKRGNREIFVEDERTAQRRKYLIGLSKHILVQEGDFVRAGTPLSDGNIAPRDIMMIKGLFAVQYHLVNGVQEVYRSQGININDKHIEVIVRQMMRWVQIEDPGDTTLLEGEPVDRWDFIEANDDIFDKKVVTEAGDSGKLKPGQLINIRQLREENSFLKRNDKKLVEVRDATPATASPLLLGITRASLGTSSWISAASFQETTKVLSSAAMAAKSDDLSGLKENVIIGKKIPAGTGLKKFKDVFVRVGEKAAEISE